In Mustela lutreola isolate mMusLut2 chromosome 1, mMusLut2.pri, whole genome shotgun sequence, one genomic interval encodes:
- the C1H4orf33 gene encoding UPF0462 protein C4orf33 homolog, with protein sequence MDFKIQYTWDGFPVKHEPVFVRLNPGDGGVMVEVSAPFFNDPPAPLGEPGKPYNELWNYEVVEAFFLNDITEQYLEVELCPHGQHLVLLLSGRRNVWKQELALSYKVSRGETKWEGRAYLPWSYFPPNVTKFNSFAIHGSTDKRNYEALYPIPQHELQQGQKPDFHRLEYFKPFSFNTLLGEEWKQPESELWLIEKPDV encoded by the exons atggattttaaaattcagtacaCTTGGGATGGTTTTCCCGTGAAGCATGAGCCAGTGTTTGTCAGGCTGAATCCAGGTGATGGAGGAGTGATGGTGGAAGTTAGTGCTCCATTTTTCAATGATCCTCCAGCCCCACTTGGAGAACCAGGAAAACCTTACAATGAACTGTGGAATTATGAAG TTGTGGAAGCATTTTTCTTGAATGACATAACTGAACAGTATTTAGAAGTTGAACTTTGTCC TCATGGACAACATTTGGTACTCTTACTCTCTGGAAGAAGAAATGTCtggaaa CAAGAACTTGCTCTGTCATACAAAGTATCTAGAGGAGAGACAAAATGGGAAGGCAGAGCTTATCTTCCTTGGAGTTATTTTCCACCAAATGTGACAAAATTCAATTCATTTGCAATTCATGGATCAACAGATAAAAGAAACTATGAAGCTCTTTACCCGATACCTCAACATGAACTGCAACAAGGACAAAAACCTGATTT cCATCGTCTGGAATACTTCAAGCCTTTCAGTTTTAATACACTGCTTGGAGAAGAATGGAAACAACCAGAATCAGAGCTGTGGTTAATAGAGAAACCTGATGTATAG